In the Nitrobacter sp. NHB1 genome, GAGGGCGCGCAATATTACACGATTGTCGTGAACCGCATGGAGGCAGGACGTCTCGGCCTGACGGTGGACGCGATCTCCAACTCGCTGCGCACCCAAATCGAAGGCCGCACGATCGGCACGGTGCTGGAAGAAGGACGCCGCACTCCGATCCTGGTCCGCGGCAGCAAGACCACGCGGGAGGCGCCCACCCTGCTGGCTAGCCTGCCATTGACGCTGCCCACCGGTCAGCACGTCGCGCTATCGCAGGTCGCCCGCATTCATCGCGTCGACGGTCCCGTCGTGGTCAACCGCGAGAACGGATACCGAATGAGCGTCGTACGCGCCAATGTGCGCGGCCGCGATATGGTCGGCTTCGTCGAGACCGCCCGCCAAAAGGTTGCGGCGGAGTTGCCATTGCCCCAAGGCTACCGGCTCACCTGGGGCGGCCAATTCGAAAATCAGCAACGCGCCGCCGCACGGCTCTCGATCGTGGTGCCGGTTGCAATCGGCCTCATCTTCGTGCTGCTGTTCACAACGTTCGGCTCGATCCGCCAGGCGCTGTTGGTGCTGGCCAACATCCCGTTCGCGGTCATTGGCGGTGTCTTTGCGCTGGTCCTGACGGGCGAGTATCTCTCGGTTCCAGCCTCCGTCGGGTTCATCGCGCTGCTCGGCATTGCAGTCCTCAACGGCGTCGTGCTGGTGTCCTATTTCAACCAGCTCCGCGCCCATGGCATGCCCGAGGGACGGATTGTCGTTGACGGCGCCAAGCGGAGGCTTCGACCCGTCTTGATGACGGCAAGCATTACCGCCCTGGGCCTCATCCCGCTGCTATTTGCCACCGGGCCGGGATCGGAAATTCAGCGCCCGTTGGCCATCGTGGTGATTGGTGGTCTTGTCTCGTCGACGGCTTTGACGCTGATCCTGCTGCCTATCCTCTATCGCCGGTTTGGCGGCGTCGCCAAGGAGCTCAAATGAGTGCCGAACTGGTCTGCCTCACGTTGATTGCCGCGCGATCGCTTCGCGATGAGTTGTTCGACTATCTCAATGAACAGCGCGATCTCGTTTCTGGCTTCACGGCCTCCGATGTCGCGGGACATGGCCCCGACGTTCGATTGCAGACATCGGCTGAACGGGTTAAGGGCCATGACGACGAGCTTATGGTGCGGACAATTCTTCGGGTTCAAGACGCGGCACAGTTGCTCGATCGTCTGAAAATGGACCTCGCTGGATCGAGGATAGTCTATTGGACCATGCCGGTTTCAAAATTTGGCGTGATCGGCATCCCGACGCGATAAATCCGCGCCGATATCGAACTTCGCGCTCCTACGCCCTATCTCAGGCGACGAGCGAGGTACCACCAGAGGCAAAGCGCTTCAGCACGGCGAAAATCCGTGTCGGCACCGACTTGGTCTCCGATTCTCATTATTCCGCGCTTACGGATCGCATCCGCATACTTCGGGTCAGCGTTAATGACTAAATCGAGGTCCGCGATCGCACGATCCAGCAGTCCCTCGTGACCAAAGGCTGCTGCGGCCCGAGCCAAATGCCGCAAGATCATCTTGCCCCTGTCGTAAATCTCAGCACGAACACTTCATGTGCTCGACCTGCTTGATTGTATTAACGACCTGCCGATCGTCTATACGGCTGCCCCTGCATGTTAGGCATGCCAGGTCGCTTCGTTGATGGAAATCAACCTTTGGAAGACATTCTTGTGTAATTCTTGTGTGAGAGCCTACTCGAACGCGACAAGCCGCAATAGTAAGGAGTGCCTCAATGTCCCGGACGCCCTCTGAGGAATATCGTGCCTACAATGTATGGGACGCCCCGACGCGGTGGTTCCACTGGATTAACGCACTCGCCGTGCTCGGCTTGATAAGCGTCGGAGTTATGCTGCTGAACGATGATGCGCTTGGACTTTCGGTCGGCGGCAAAGTCCAGCTCAAGC is a window encoding:
- a CDS encoding DUF3240 family protein, whose amino-acid sequence is MSAELVCLTLIAARSLRDELFDYLNEQRDLVSGFTASDVAGHGPDVRLQTSAERVKGHDDELMVRTILRVQDAAQLLDRLKMDLAGSRIVYWTMPVSKFGVIGIPTR